The following coding sequences lie in one Spinacia oleracea cultivar Varoflay chromosome 1, BTI_SOV_V1, whole genome shotgun sequence genomic window:
- the LOC110781858 gene encoding GDP-mannose transporter GONST3, whose protein sequence is MSGDVENPKSSEVNKNADANGSSVSEVQVTWYSILRQQVSVYGVAAGYCLSASLLSIINKWAVMKFPYPGALTALQYFTSAAGVLVCGWLKCVEHDRLDLMTMWRFLPAAIIFYLSLFTNSELLLHANVDTFIVFRSVVPIFVAIGETLFLHQPWPALKTWASLATIFGGSVIYVMTDYQFTVMAYSWALAYLVSMSIDFVYIKHVVMTIGLNTWGLVLYNNLEALLLFPLELFVMGELKKIKHEISDESDWHSFSVILPVGLSCLFGLSISFFGFSCRKAISATGFTVLGIVNKLLTVVINLIIWDKHSTVVGTIGLLVCMLGGVMYQQSTSNKPKPMKAAEPQETQEEEQKLLELQSKNEENLEPNSELRLGK, encoded by the coding sequence atgtCTGGTGACGTCGAGAATCCGAAATCTAGTGAAGTGAATAAAAATGCAGATGCAAATGGATCATCTGTGTCTGAAGTTCAAGTGACATGGTACAGTATCTTGCGTCAGCAAGTATCTGTCTATGGAGTAGCTGCTGGGTATTGTCTTTCAGCATCTTTACTCTCGATCATTAATAAATGGGCTGTTATGAAGTTTCCATATCCTGGTGCACTCACAGCGCTGCAGTATTTCACCAGTGCTGCCGGTGTTTTAGTTTGTGGGTGGCTAAAGTGTGTAGAGCATGACCGTCTTGACCTTATGACCATGTGGCGGTTCCTTCCGGCTGCGATTATCTTCTATCTCTCTCTTTTCACCAATAGTGAGCTCCTCCTCCATGCCAATGTAGACACTTTCATTGTCTTTCGTTCTGTAGTCCCCATTTTTGTTGCCATTGGAGAGACACTCTTTCTGCACCAGCCATGGCCAGCACTAAAAACTTGGGCCTCACTTGCCACTATCTTCGGTGGAAGTGTCATTTACGTGATGACAGATTATCAATTCACAGTGATGGCTTATAGCTGGGCATTAGCTTACCTTGTTAGCATGTCCATTGATTTTGTATATATAAAACATGTGGTTATGACCATTGGTTTGAACACATGGGGCCTTGTGTTGTACAATAATCTTGAGGCTCTCCTACTCTTTCCATTAGAGCTGTTTGTTATGGGCGAGCTGAAGAAGATAAAGCATGAGATTTCTGATGAGTCAGATTGGCATTCGTTTAGCGTTATCCTTCCGGTGGGATTATCTTGCTTGTTTGGACTTTCAATCTCATTTTTTGGGTTTTCTTGCCGAAAAGCCATATCTGCCACAGGCTTTACAGTTCTTGGAATAGTGAACAAGTTACTAACAGTTGTTATCAACCTTATCATCTGGGATAAACATTCAACTGTTGTGGGGACAATTGGTCTTCTTGTATGTATGTTGGGTGGTGTTATGTATCAGCAATCTACAAGCAATAAACCCAAGCCTATGAAAGCTGCAGAACCACAAGAAACCCAAGAGGAAGAACAGAAACTGTTGGAATTGCAAAGCAAAAATGAAGAAAATTTGGAGCCTAACTCTGAACTAAGACTAGGGAAATAA